One part of the Humulus lupulus chromosome 9, drHumLupu1.1, whole genome shotgun sequence genome encodes these proteins:
- the LOC133801510 gene encoding VQ motif-containing protein 4: MEISPRHQLNPNSSYPPLPSPNSHSTTSTTSSSNSNGVQASPSATTTAAPPLAPHTPKPITRSESTNPYPTTFVQADTSSFKQVVQMLTGSTETAKQASSSSGKPSSDPSSRTHIPPVKSTPKKQQQSGFKLYERRNSLKNLKINPLIPIYGSNNSGFSPRKPEILSPSILDFPSLVLSPVTPLIPDPFDRSGLASFACSSNGNASLDAQAEEKAIKEKGFYLHRSPATTPRDPEPRLLPLFPTTSPRAPGSSLSS, encoded by the coding sequence ATGGAAATCTCACCCAGACATCAATTAAACCCAAACTCATCTTATCCTCCTCTTCCTTCACCAAATAGCCATAGCACTACCAGTACCACTAGTTCAAGCAACAGCAATGGCGTCCAAGCTTCGCCCTCAGCCACAACCACTGCAGCGCCGCCTCTCGCGCCCCATACTCCAAAACCCATCACCAGATCCGAATCAACTAACCCGTACCCGACCACGTTCGTCCAAGCTGACACCTCCTCCTTCAAGCAAGTGGTCCAAATGCTGACCGGGTCAACCGAAACCGCCAAGCAAGCCTCTTCGTCTTCGGGTAAACCCTCATCTGACCCGTCCTCGAGAACCCATATACCTCCTGTGAAATCCACGCCCAAGAAGCAGCAACAATCCGGGTTTAAGCTCTACGAGCGGAGAAACTCACTCAAAAACCTCAAAATCAATCCTCTGATCCCAATTTACGGTTCCAACAACTCTGGATTCTCTCCTCGAAAGCCCGAGATTCTCTCCCCGAGCATTCTGGATTTTCCATCTCTTGTTCTCAGTCCGGTCACTCCCCTTATACCCGACCCGTTTGATCGTTCTGGGTTGGCTAGTTTCGCCTGTTCCAGCAATGGGAACGCGAGTTTGGACGCCCAAGCCGAGGAGAAAGCCATTAAAGAGAAAGGGTTTTACTTGCATCGCTCGCCGGCGACTACTCCGAGAGACCCAGAGCCGAGGCTCTTGCCTTTGTTCCCAACAACATCGCCTAGAGCTCCAGGTTCTTCTTTGTCTTCTTGA
- the LOC133800411 gene encoding protein RALF-like 4 has translation MEVKLCLVLLLLGVAIAAEAYSFSEPSWGLNHYSHAVSSGSHVVGDYIGDENENLLDSEASRRALARGRSYIGYGALKANAVPCGRRGQSYYDCQKRHRANPYKRGCSAITHCARYTG, from the coding sequence atggaggtGAAGCTGTGCCTAGTTTTGCTTCTGTTGGGCGTGGCCATAGCGGCCGAGGCCTACTCATTCTCGGAGCCCAGCTGGGGCCTAAACCACTACAGCCACGCCGTGTCGAGCGGCAGCCACGTCGTTGGAGATTACATTGGTGACGAGAATGAGAATTTGTTGGACTCCGAGGCAAGCCGCCGAGCTTTGGCCAGGGGACGCTCTTACATTGGCTACGGAGCCCTCAAGGCTAACGCCGTGCCCTGCGGCCGCCGCGGCCAGTCCTACTACGATTGCCAGAAGAGGCATAGGGCTAACCCGTACAAGCGTGGCTGCAGTGCCATTACTCACTGCGCTAGATACACCGGTTGA
- the LOC133801512 gene encoding putative F-box protein At3g23950 isoform X1: MVEKLRTNLDMNKPLQVPVDFESKFMDNVPDDLLGEILIRLPDCREAIRCGSICKRWLSLVSSHSFVHRFITNHNQQQVSPTTLVIQNHIFKSRSGGGSVDSLLYEVFPEHKSYWNWNFPCFKAKFLNFLPIEEKDVNIRASYDNLLLVSKQPCQWLYICNPITRQWRRLPNAPHGLLLNRLRCGLVCLPYNCSNYRYKVAVFGYGEHNNQLPVSSVFCSETGEWSKLVVTRPLPPLKRWAHFSGQLWYRNHVVAWEGRMHWLDSETLERCQGMVVFNPFIGENDDQHRLQFVALPVETNLTLPFTSMLYFRLGLSQGRLLLSQIHKVKEYCFVLRVWELKDYAGASWSLVHSVELEIKAKLVFVLALHPDNISVVFLWCDEEVSR; the protein is encoded by the exons AT ggTAGAGAAACTTAGGACAAACCTGGATATGAACAAGCCATTGCAGGTACCTGTCGATTTTGAATCTAAATTTATGGACAATGTTCCAGACGATTTATTGGGTGAAATATTAATTCGACTTCCAGATTGTCGAGAAGCAATCCGCTGCGGATCCATCTGTAAACGCTGGCTTTCTTTAGTCTCTAGTCATAGCTTTGTTCATCGATTCATCACAAACCACAATCAGCAACAAGTTTCTCCCACGACTCTGGTGATACAAAACCATATATTCAAAAGTAGATCAGGTGGAGGCAGTGTCGATTCCCTATTATATGAAGTGTTTCCTGAGCACAAATCTTATTGGAATTGGAATTTCCCTTGTTTCAAAGCCAAGTTTCTTAATTTTTTACCAATTGAAGAAAAAGATGTCAACATAAGAGCTTCCTATGATAATCTACTACTTGTGTCTAAACAACCTTGTCAGTGGCTTTACATCTGCAATCCAATCACAAGGCAGTGGCGGCGCCTTCCCAACGCCCCTCACGGCCTGCTCCTTAACCGTTTAAGGTGTGGATTGGTGTGCCTGCCCTATAATTGCAGCAATTACAGGTACAAAGTTGCTGTATTTGGATATGGTGAGCATAATAATCAGCTTCCAGTGTCCAGCGTTTTTTGTTCAGAGACAGGGGAGTGGAGCAAACTAGTAGTGACTCGGCCTCTGCCTCCACTCAAGAGATGGGCTCACTTCAGTGGACAGCTTTGGTATCGCAACCATGTTGTTGCTTGGGAAGGAAGGATGCACTGGCTAGACAGTGAGACTTTGGAGCGTTGCCAAGGCATGGTTGTTTTCAACCCTTTTATAGGTGAAAACGATGACCAACATAGATTGCAGTTTGTTGCTCTACCAGTTGAAACTAATTTGACATTGCCCTTTACATCCATGCTTTATTTTCGCCTTGGATTGAGCCAGGGGAGGCTCCTGTTGTCTCAGATTCATAAAGTGAAGGAGTATTGTTTTGTTTTGAGAGTTTGGGAATTGAAGGACTATGCTGGTGCTTCATGGTCTTTGGTGCACAGTGTGGAGTTAGAGATTAAGGCGAAGCTGGTATTTGTTTTGGCTTTACATCCAGACAATATCAGTGTTGTTTTCTTGTGGTGTGATGAAGAAGTAAGTCGATAA
- the LOC133801512 gene encoding putative F-box protein At3g23950 isoform X2, translated as MNKPLQVPVDFESKFMDNVPDDLLGEILIRLPDCREAIRCGSICKRWLSLVSSHSFVHRFITNHNQQQVSPTTLVIQNHIFKSRSGGGSVDSLLYEVFPEHKSYWNWNFPCFKAKFLNFLPIEEKDVNIRASYDNLLLVSKQPCQWLYICNPITRQWRRLPNAPHGLLLNRLRCGLVCLPYNCSNYRYKVAVFGYGEHNNQLPVSSVFCSETGEWSKLVVTRPLPPLKRWAHFSGQLWYRNHVVAWEGRMHWLDSETLERCQGMVVFNPFIGENDDQHRLQFVALPVETNLTLPFTSMLYFRLGLSQGRLLLSQIHKVKEYCFVLRVWELKDYAGASWSLVHSVELEIKAKLVFVLALHPDNISVVFLWCDEEVSR; from the coding sequence ATGAACAAGCCATTGCAGGTACCTGTCGATTTTGAATCTAAATTTATGGACAATGTTCCAGACGATTTATTGGGTGAAATATTAATTCGACTTCCAGATTGTCGAGAAGCAATCCGCTGCGGATCCATCTGTAAACGCTGGCTTTCTTTAGTCTCTAGTCATAGCTTTGTTCATCGATTCATCACAAACCACAATCAGCAACAAGTTTCTCCCACGACTCTGGTGATACAAAACCATATATTCAAAAGTAGATCAGGTGGAGGCAGTGTCGATTCCCTATTATATGAAGTGTTTCCTGAGCACAAATCTTATTGGAATTGGAATTTCCCTTGTTTCAAAGCCAAGTTTCTTAATTTTTTACCAATTGAAGAAAAAGATGTCAACATAAGAGCTTCCTATGATAATCTACTACTTGTGTCTAAACAACCTTGTCAGTGGCTTTACATCTGCAATCCAATCACAAGGCAGTGGCGGCGCCTTCCCAACGCCCCTCACGGCCTGCTCCTTAACCGTTTAAGGTGTGGATTGGTGTGCCTGCCCTATAATTGCAGCAATTACAGGTACAAAGTTGCTGTATTTGGATATGGTGAGCATAATAATCAGCTTCCAGTGTCCAGCGTTTTTTGTTCAGAGACAGGGGAGTGGAGCAAACTAGTAGTGACTCGGCCTCTGCCTCCACTCAAGAGATGGGCTCACTTCAGTGGACAGCTTTGGTATCGCAACCATGTTGTTGCTTGGGAAGGAAGGATGCACTGGCTAGACAGTGAGACTTTGGAGCGTTGCCAAGGCATGGTTGTTTTCAACCCTTTTATAGGTGAAAACGATGACCAACATAGATTGCAGTTTGTTGCTCTACCAGTTGAAACTAATTTGACATTGCCCTTTACATCCATGCTTTATTTTCGCCTTGGATTGAGCCAGGGGAGGCTCCTGTTGTCTCAGATTCATAAAGTGAAGGAGTATTGTTTTGTTTTGAGAGTTTGGGAATTGAAGGACTATGCTGGTGCTTCATGGTCTTTGGTGCACAGTGTGGAGTTAGAGATTAAGGCGAAGCTGGTATTTGTTTTGGCTTTACATCCAGACAATATCAGTGTTGTTTTCTTGTGGTGTGATGAAGAAGTAAGTCGATAA